ATACATGGCTTCAGCCAACTTATGAGCGGCTTGAGTCAGATTTTCTTGAGCCTTTTTGATCGCCTCGGCATCAGAACCTTCCGCCGCCTTTTCCAGACCCCTAATCGCTTCTTCAATTTGTTGTTTCTTATCAGGGCCGATCTTGTCTCCATGTTCCTTCAGGTTCTTTTCAGTAGAGTAAACGAGGGCATCGGCCTGATTCTTAAGCTCAGCCAATTCTCTCTTTTTCCGATCTTCCTCAGCGTGCGATTCAGCCTCATGCACCATCTTTTCCACTTCTTGTTTGGATAATCCAGAGGAAGATTCAATTCGGATGGTCTGCTCTTGACGGGTGCCTAAGTCTTTGGCGCTGACATTGACAATCCCATTGGCATCGATGTCAAAGGTGACCTCAATCTGAGGCATCCCTCTCGGGGCCGGCGGAATGCCCACCAGGTCAAAACGGCCCAAAGTCTTCATCCCAGCATCGGTTACTATAGCCCGCTCCCCTTGAAGCACATGGATAGAGACAGCCGGCTGATTATCTGCCGCCGTAGAGAATATCTGGCTCTTTTTGGTGGGGATGGTGGTATTTCGTTCGATCAATTTAGTAAAGATACCACCCAGGGTTTCAATCCCAAGTGAAAGCGGGGTAACATCGAGCAAGAGGACATCCTTTACTTCACCTTTTAACACCCCGGCCTGAATAGCCGCCCCAACAGCCACTACCTCGTCCGGGTTGACCCCCTTATGAGGCTCTTTACCAAAGAGCTCTTTGACTAACTCCTGAACCTTGGGCATCCTGGTTTGACCCCCCACCAGAACGACTTCATCTATATCCTTAGTGCTGATACCGGCATCAGAAATGGCCTGCTGACAGGGTCCCTTGGTGCGCTCGATTAAGTCAGCCACTAATTGTTCCAGTTTGGCCCTGGTAAGGGGGATGTTCAGATGTTTTGGCCCGGAGGCATCAGCCGTGATAAAGGGGAGGTTGATTTCAGTGCTGACTACGGTGGAAAGCTCACACTTGGCCTTTTCAGCCGCCTCTTTAAGTCTCTGCAAGGCCATATTGTCCTGCCTGAGATCAATCCCCTGCTCCGCCTTGAAGGTATCGGCTAAATAATCAATGATTCTCTGATCAAAATCATCCCCACCCAGGTGAGTATCTCCATTGGTTGATTTGACCTCAAATACCCCCTCGCCAATCTCTAAGATAGAAATATCAAAGGTTCCCCCGCCCAGGTCATAGACCGCTATCTGCTCGTCCTTCTTTTTATCTAAACCATAAGCCAGAGAGGCGGCGGTGGGCTCATTGATGATCCTCAAGACCTCAAGTCCGGCGATCTTACCGGCATCTTTAGTCGCCTGCCGCTGTGAATCATTGAAGTAGGCCGGAACAGTAATCACCGCCTGCGTTATCTTCTCTCCCAGATAGCCTTCGGCATCTTCTTTCATTTTACGCAGCACCATCGCCGAAATCTCAGGCGGAGAATATTCCCTGCCCTGACTAATCACCCGCACATCCCCATTAGGGGCCTCCCTAAGGGTAAAGGGAGTTTCTTTATCTTCCTGTCTCACCTCGGAAAGTTTCCTCCCCATAAACCGCTTAATAGAGTAAATAGTGTTAGTCGGGTTGGTAATCGCCTGTCTTTTGGCCACCTGTCCCACCAGTCTCTCGCCGGTCTTAGTGTAAGCCACTACCGAGGGTGTCGTCCGATTTCCCTCAGCGTTGGCAATAACGATCGGCTCACCTGCCTCCATCACGGCCATACAAGAATTGGTTGTTCCTAAGTCGATCCCAATTACTTTAGCCATCTTTTGCTACCTCCTTCTTCAAATCTCAGATTGTATGTTTCGTAGTATCTACTCAAAATCAAGTTAAAAAAGTAAGCTCATTACAGATTATAGTGCTATGGGTTAAGTTTCATCTCCTTTTGTCCTGACAGCGTCGGCATAAGAGCTTCCCCTCCCTTGATGGGAGGGGT
This bacterium DNA region includes the following protein-coding sequences:
- the dnaK gene encoding molecular chaperone DnaK encodes the protein MAKVIGIDLGTTNSCMAVMEAGEPIVIANAEGNRTTPSVVAYTKTGERLVGQVAKRQAITNPTNTIYSIKRFMGRKLSEVRQEDKETPFTLREAPNGDVRVISQGREYSPPEISAMVLRKMKEDAEGYLGEKITQAVITVPAYFNDSQRQATKDAGKIAGLEVLRIINEPTAASLAYGLDKKKDEQIAVYDLGGGTFDISILEIGEGVFEVKSTNGDTHLGGDDFDQRIIDYLADTFKAEQGIDLRQDNMALQRLKEAAEKAKCELSTVVSTEINLPFITADASGPKHLNIPLTRAKLEQLVADLIERTKGPCQQAISDAGISTKDIDEVVLVGGQTRMPKVQELVKELFGKEPHKGVNPDEVVAVGAAIQAGVLKGEVKDVLLLDVTPLSLGIETLGGIFTKLIERNTTIPTKKSQIFSTAADNQPAVSIHVLQGERAIVTDAGMKTLGRFDLVGIPPAPRGMPQIEVTFDIDANGIVNVSAKDLGTRQEQTIRIESSSGLSKQEVEKMVHEAESHAEEDRKKRELAELKNQADALVYSTEKNLKEHGDKIGPDKKQQIEEAIRGLEKAAEGSDAEAIKKAQENLTQAAHKLAEAMYAEAAKQQQAQQAEAGAGPGPGGPTEGPPPGGKEGPRPHEDVVDAEFKEE